A single window of Populus nigra chromosome 17, ddPopNigr1.1, whole genome shotgun sequence DNA harbors:
- the LOC133676745 gene encoding small ribosomal subunit protein eS7-like, whose protein sequence is MFTTRKKIQKDKDAEPTEFEETVAQALFDLENTSSELKTDLKDLFINSAVQIDVAGNRKAIVIYVPYRLRKAYRKIHLRLVRELEKKFSGKDVVLLATRRIVRPPKKGSAVQRPRSRTLTAVHEAMLEDLVYPAEIVGKRTRYRIDGSKISKIFLDPKERNNTEYKLESFAGVYRKLTGKDVVFDFPITEA, encoded by the exons ATGTTCACCACAAGGAAGAAGATCCAGAAAGACAAGGATGCAGAACCCACTGAGTTTGAGGAGACTGTTGCCCAA GCATTATTTGATTTGGAAAATACCAGCTCGGAACTGAAAACTGATCTAAAGGATCTCTTCATAAATTCTGCAGT TCAAATAGATGTTGCTGGAAATCGCAAAGCTATTGTCATTTATGTTCCTTATAGACTAAGGAAGGCTTATCGCAAGATTCATCTTCGTCTTGTTAGAGAGCTGGAGAAAAAGTTTAGTGGGAAG GATGTTGTTCTGCTTGCTACCCGAAGGATTGTGCGTCCACCCAAGAAAGGCTCTGCTGTTCAGCGCCCCCGCTCCCGCACCCTAACTGCTGTGCATGAAGCCATGCTTGAGGATTTAGTTTATCCTGCTGAGATTGTTGGAAAGCGCACCAGATACAGGATTGATGGATCCAAAATTAGCAAG ATCTTCTTGGATCCCAAGGAGCGCAATAACACCGAGTACAAGCTGGAGTCATTTGCTGGAGTTTACAGGAAGCTTACAGGGAAAGATGTGGTTTTTGATTTCCCCATCACAGAGGCCTGA